DNA sequence from the Paenibacillus azoreducens genome:
GCGGCGTCCCGACATTTGATGTTGGACCGCGGACGGACGTGATGGATGCGTGCCCGAAAGCCGAAGGCATGATGATGATGATCCGTTCAATGTCCCCGGATGTTCTTATCGTTGATGAGATAGGACGGGAAGAAGATGCGGAGGCGGTCACTGAGGCGCTGAATGCCGGCATCACCGTCATAGCTTCGGCCCATGGCAGCAGTCTTGAAGAGCTTCAGAACCGCCCGGCCTTGAAGAGGCTGGCGGATAACCGGATGTTTGAGCTGTATGTTCTCCTGCACCGGAGCCGGGGAAAGACGGCGTTTCGCCTCATGGATCGGCAAATGCGGGTACTGCAGCTTTCGGCAAAGGGGGAGGCTTGGCATGCTTAAACTCTTTGGAGCGGTGCTCATTTTGCTGTCCGGAACGCTGGCGGGTTTTCATCAGGCGGCCCGGTTTGCGGCAAGACCGAAGCAGATCAGGGAATTGATTCTAGCGCTGCAGCGGCTTGAAACGGAAATATCCTACGGATTTACTCCTCTCCCCGATGCATTCAGAAGGATGGCTGAACAACTTGGAGAACCGCTGCGGAGCATCTTTGGAAGCGCCTCGCAACATATGACATCGGGAAGAGGGATGACGGCCCAGGAAAGCATCCAGCGGTCCCTGCGCGAGAACTGGAAGCGGACCGCAATGAAGGCGCCGGAACGTGATATTTTGCATCAACTCAGCTTTACGCTGGGAACAAGCGACAGGCAGGATCAGATCAAGCATATTGCCCTGGCCGCCCAGCAGCTGAAACATGAAGAAGCGGCAGCAAGAGACGAGCAGGCCAAATATGAAAAGATCAGCAGAAGTCTCGGGTTATTGATTGGAGCATTGATCGTCATTTTGATCTTTTAGCGAGGTGCCAAGGAATGAACTTTGAAGTGAACGCAATTTTCCAGATTGCGGGAATCGGCATCATCATTGCGATGATTCATACGGTACTCAAGCAAATGGGGAAAGAGGATATGGCTCATTGGGTGACGGTCATCGGCTTTGTCGTGGTGCTGTTCATGGTCGTCCGGCTGCTTGATAACCTGCTGCAGGAGATCAAAACCATTTTTCTGTTCCACTAGGGGTTGCATATGGAAATTATACAGGTGGTGGGTCTTGGAATCATAGCTACAATTCTGATTCTGGTCGTCAAAGAGCAAAAACCGATGTTTGCTTTTCTGCTGGCTGCGGCAACAGGCGTCATGATCTTCATGTTCCTTATGGGGAAAATCGGCACAGTCATCTCGGAACTTGAGCGGATGGCCAGATCCTCCGGCGTCGAAATGATCTACCTTAAAACCATACTCAAAATTATCGGTATTGCCTACATCGCCGAATTTGGCGCACAGGTGGTAAGGGATGCTGGACAGGAGAACATCGCTTCAAAAATCGAGTTGGCTGGCAAAATGCTGATCATGGTGCTTGCTGTACCAATCATCGGCATCATTATCGAAACTGTACTGAAATTGCTGCCCTCATAAAAGAAAGTGGGAATACCCATGCTTGAAATTAAGCGGCGGGATCATCGGCACTTCATCATTTTTCTGGTTTTGTTTTTGCTGGTAGGGACAACTCGGGTGTTCGCGACTTCGCCGGCCGATGAATGGATCAAACAGCAGGCGGAAATGTTGCCGAAAGATCAGGTGGAATCTTACTGGGAAAACTTGATGAAGGATTACGGAGGTTTTTTCCCGGATCAGAAAGTTCCTTCCTTTATGGATATATTGCTTCCCGGTGGTGAAAGCTTCAACGTCAAAAGCGTGTTATCAGCCTTGGGTTCCTTTATGTGGCATGAAGTGGTGTATAACGGAAAGCTGCTGGTGACCATCGTGATGCTGAGCATC
Encoded proteins:
- the spoIIIAB gene encoding stage III sporulation protein SpoIIIAB, translating into MLKLFGAVLILLSGTLAGFHQAARFAARPKQIRELILALQRLETEISYGFTPLPDAFRRMAEQLGEPLRSIFGSASQHMTSGRGMTAQESIQRSLRENWKRTAMKAPERDILHQLSFTLGTSDRQDQIKHIALAAQQLKHEEAAARDEQAKYEKISRSLGLLIGALIVILIF
- the spoIIIAC gene encoding stage III sporulation protein AC, with protein sequence MNFEVNAIFQIAGIGIIIAMIHTVLKQMGKEDMAHWVTVIGFVVVLFMVVRLLDNLLQEIKTIFLFH
- the spoIIIAD gene encoding stage III sporulation protein AD translates to MEIIQVVGLGIIATILILVVKEQKPMFAFLLAAATGVMIFMFLMGKIGTVISELERMARSSGVEMIYLKTILKIIGIAYIAEFGAQVVRDAGQENIASKIELAGKMLIMVLAVPIIGIIIETVLKLLPS